The Capra hircus breed San Clemente chromosome 12, ASM170441v1, whole genome shotgun sequence region cttgcctgggaaatcccacagacatagggcctggtggactacagtccccggggtcacaaagagttaaatacgtagtgtgtatgtgtcaaaaCCAATCTCCTGATTTATTATATTGATTTTAACTTGACTGCATTGTGATTAGAGAAAATGACCTGGATGATCCAGTGCTTTCAAAAGTTGAGACTTGCTTTATACCCAAGTATGTGCtccatttttataaatgttctGGGAGGTTTTGATAAGATTGTGAACTCTCTAGTTGTTGAGTGCAGAACCCTGTATATGTCCATTAGATAAAACGTGTCGAGTGGGTTTAAATCTTTTATagtctgtttatttttggtttccttgAAATATAAACTTCTATGGGAGAAATGTTAAAATTCTTTCAGTATAATCTTGGATTTATCTATTTCTCTCTGCAGTTTAGTAGTATTTAGATGcataagtttaaaattattttagttcTCTAATGGCTTCAATTTAtcattattatcttttttctaGTAAAGCTTTTTATGCTTGGattctttaatattaaaattttttataatagcTTTCTTTTGTTAATATTCTATTGACATTTCCCTCATCTTTTTTACTTTcagcttttctttatctttatgtGTCTTGAATAAAGTacataactgaatttttaaaataccttccAGTAATGCCAAAAGTaagaacaaaaattattttttaaaatggcaaaaaaatacTTGATCAAATTGAAAAGTTTTGCTGTTCAAAATACACCATTAAAAATACAGTAAGACAAGTCACAGATTGGTagataatatttgtaaaacatgtatttattaaaGAATTATGGTCCGAATAGAAAATGAAGTCTTAAAACTCAATAAGAAGACAACCTAATTAAAATAATAGGCAAAAATGGACAAGaattagtcatcaggaaaatgcaaattaaaaccacaatgagatacaatTATATACTCACTAGACTGGCTAAAATGAGAAAGACTGATAATTCCAAAGTTTGGTGAAAATAAGGAGAAACTGAAACCATCATACATTGCTGGCGGGAATGTAATGTGATAAAGctcctttggaaaacagtttttaataaaaataaatatgtacttaCCAAATGGTCCACCACTCCTGCTCCTAGGAATCCACCCAAGAGTAATGGAAAGATATGTCCCCAGAAAGACATGTTTgtgaatgttcatagaagcattatcCATAACAGCCCCAAATGGAAACTCTCTACCTTCTCTTTAACcaatgaatgggtaaacaaatgtggcaatggcaacacactccagtactcttgcctggaaaatcccatggacggaggagcctggaaggctgcagtccatgggatcactgagggtcagacacgactgagcgacttcactttgacttttcactttcctgcattggagaaggaaatggcaacccactccagtgttcttgcctggagaatcccagggacaggggagcctggtgggctgccgtttatggagtctcacagagtcggatacgactgaagtgacttagcagcatatccATACGGTGGGTGCTACTCAGCAATGAAAGGGAATAAAGTACTTATACATATGTGGAAAAAATCTTTAAActcttatgctaagtgaaagagccAGACACATAAGACTGCATAttgtatggttccatttatatgaaatgttggAGAAAGACACAACTGCAGAGATAGAAAGCAAATCATTGGCTGCTAAGGACTGGAGATGGGAGTGAGAATTGATTGCAAGCAGGCCTAAGGGGTGTTTGGAAGTGGTAGTTTTCCAAAACTGAGTTGCAGAAATATTTTCATGACTCTATGCATTTACTAAAACtcataaaatgtaaaatgaatgaattgtGACAAGTAAAGCAGTTGTTAATAAAACAAGCATTTAAAAGAATGTGTTCATGGTTGTTGCATTTTTTTAactggagcatttagtccatttactcTTTTTGTAATTATAGATATAGTTGGTTTTTTCCTGTCATTTTATATTGTGCTTTCTGTTTGTTCtgtcttttctgtatttcttttccccttcctttcttaCTTTACTTTGGATTATTTTCACCCAATTCCTTATTTCTTCTTCTATTAACCTGGAAGTGATACATTCtactgttgttttttaatatagttaCCCTAGAAATGTCAACATACACAGTTGCAAGTCAAAGTCTAGAGTTAATAGCTTGCCCTTTTCTTGGACAATGCAAGGAATTTAGAATAAATGAACTTTAATAACTTCCtgcttatgtatatataatactaATGTGGCAATTTTAACCCCGCAagacattttaattgttttatacAGTTTAATATTATTTGACCGTCCACATATATGCTATGTTTTGGTTGTCATACTTTTTTACATCTCAGATTCTACATCCATGATATTAGTCTCAAATTGTTTTTTATAGTGAAAGGTGATAGATTGTATTAAGAATACTGCTTTTAGAGTCaaactgctttatttttatactttttaaaaaataaagcaaaactagaGGGATACCCCAAACCATGCCCAGTGTCACATCTAGTCAGTGGCAGAAGCAGGATTTGAAACAATGAAGCCCTTGTTTTAAACCCAATAGCATCTCCTCCATCGTGAAGGGATTCTTATAACCCATAGTCTAAGAAGTCTGCTGGTGGCACAACAGACCAGAGCCATCTTCACTGTCAGCAAGCTTTATGTAAAAGTTCAAATCCCTCTCATGCCTTGAGGTTCATAAAGGTTCATAAATAACTCCTGAAAAGCTTAAGCTAAGTACAGGTGACTTGAATTTCAACCTTatgaatgcttttaaaataaacttctctgtgtttcttgcaCATTTATTAGCTTGCCAAAATAGGTAACTGGAACTGTCTTGCAAATTTTACAAGATAAGACTGCGTCCATATATATCCAGTTCTGTGTTTGGGCTCTGAAGCACTGAAGCCTGCTGCACTTATTCCCAGGACAGACCCTTGTTCTTTAAAGCAGAGAATTGAATTTCCCCTGATACAAAGTCACGTGGATGTTGTCAAGCCATAGGAGAGATTGTATGATGGAACTGTTAAATGCTAGATAGATTTGGAAGCTATCTTTGGTGGAGAGGTTTCTCTCAGAAGTGTGGTTAGCACAGAGCAATCTTCCAGGTCTTCTAGGTTTTCTACTATCTCTATAAGCCTTTCTACAGCGTGGCAGGACAGCGTCCTGCAGGAATTGGCTCTGAACTTTTCCTGTAGGTCCTTCTGGCTCAGAGGCTTCCTCCAGTGACCGTAGAAGGTATCCGAACGCTCTGTGAAGACGGCTCCATCCTTGAGGGCAACACTCATCTCACAGTACAGTGTGTTGAAGTTTGGTAGGTTGTCTCGAGGGTGCTCCAGCTCCACCTTACCAAGCAGCTCTCTCACCTGCGGCCTGTCGATCTGGCGTTTGTGGAAGGCTGGGACAGTGATGACACCGTCGAGCAGCATGGCACAGGCCACATACTGGAACGAGTGGCGGGCTTCGTGCTCGGATTTGGGGAAGGGCCTGTTCACATACTGCACATCAGGAATTCGAAGCACAATTCTGTCAATGCGGTCAATGGGGAGTGGGGCTTTGTCTGTTACAAGGTGCCTCCTCACAGATGCAGCTGTGTCTGCCACCCAGTGGGTGGCCAAATGGGCAGGGAAACGCTTGAAGGCCACATCCTGCTTCTCCAGAAGCCAAGTGTGTGAATCTAGGTCTGGGAGGACTTTAGGAGAATAGTTGGCATAGAAGGCCCCAAACCCTGTCTCCAAATCCAAAACCCGTTTGTTTCCCTGGAGACCCAGCattgccaggaaaacagcttccaGCCCATGCCTGGCAGCATTGCCCACGTGAAGTGGCTTGGTCTGAGTGGCAGCATTTGCCATGGGTGCCCCAGCGTGAGAAACAGCAATAGCCAGGGCCTCTTGGCACTCTGTCACGCTGAGCCCAAAAAACTTAGATGCGGCGGCAGCACTCCCCAGGGTTCCCACCACTGAGGGGGgatggaatctgaaaaacaaaagaacacagAGGTGGAGACTTACAAACTTCAGCTGCCAGGGGGCGGTATAGTTCAGTGGTCAGGAGCTGAGCTAATGGAGCCCTAAGGCCTacattcaaatctcagctcttccTCCTATTAGCTATGCGATCTTGGAAAAGTTATTCAACTTCTCTGTACCTGTTTTCTCTTACATAAAgtgatcatcatcatcatcataatagTAAAACTCCCTTGGAGTTTTGAATAAACTCGTATAATTACAATAGGGCCTGACCCATAGTAAATTACTTACAAATGGGACTGttatagttgggcttccctggtggctcagctggtaaagaatctgcctgtaatgcaggagacctgggtttgatccctgggttgggaagattccctggagaagggaaaggctacccactccagtattctggcctggagaagtccatggactgtatagtccatggggttgcaaacagtcggacacgactgagtgactttcacttcactttcactgttacaGTTATTGCCCAGAAAGCAAAAGTTGTTGATTGCTGAAAGCCTCTGTAAGTAACTGTAAAAACTCAATAGAAACTGTGAGCGCTCACTCAATATTCTTATTTACTCCTCCCCCAGAAGGCTGGAACAAACGGCAAAATAAATATTAGATTGAACCATCTGATACAGTCAGCGTTGGACCATTTTTGATCTGTGGGTTGAGTAGTCAGGTTTAGGGTATTCTGTTCTCATTCATCTAAAGGACCCTAGAAATACCAAAGTATATTTCTGCTTTGAGATGAGCTGAGGGCTGTCCGGAGTACCCATGAAGGCCAGCACGTCATAATCACCTTGGGGTGAGGGAATCCAGATCTGTTTATGGTCCTGGTTGCTCAATTGGCTCTCTAAACCCAGAGGAGACTTTTCACTAGCACTTCTGAGATCACACTTTTCTATATGGAATAAACAGTTTGATATCTGGTTGAGTGGACTTAACTGCCAGTACTAATGACAACAACTTCCACTGAGCCAACCTCTATATCAGAAAGCTCCACAGAGAGAATGACGAACAGATGGAGGGAAGGTGGCTGCCTCAGGAGGGGGCGCACTTTCTCCATACCTCTTTGGTATGTCACaggcttctttggagaaacgcaGTAATCGGCCTTGCATTTCAATACCAACATTGAAAGCCAGCAGCAGGTCAAGGCCAGAATACTTTGGACTTGGTGGCAGGGCTTCTGATAGAGCCAT contains the following coding sequences:
- the ACOD1 gene encoding cis-aconitate decarboxylase produces the protein MMLKSVTESFAKVIHGLQVGHLTDRVIQRSKRMVLDALGVGLLGTSTEVFHKASGYSKTYSSNVSSTVWGQPELRLPPTYAAFVNGVAIHSMDFDDTWHPATHPSGAVLPVLMALSEALPPSPKYSGLDLLLAFNVGIEMQGRLLRFSKEACDIPKRFHPPSVVGTLGSAAAASKFFGLSVTECQEALAIAVSHAGAPMANAATQTKPLHVGNAARHGLEAVFLAMLGLQGNKRVLDLETGFGAFYANYSPKVLPDLDSHTWLLEKQDVAFKRFPAHLATHWVADTAASVRRHLVTDKAPLPIDRIDRIVLRIPDVQYVNRPFPKSEHEARHSFQYVACAMLLDGVITVPAFHKRQIDRPQVRELLGKVELEHPRDNLPNFNTLYCEMSVALKDGAVFTERSDTFYGHWRKPLSQKDLQEKFRANSCRTLSCHAVERLIEIVENLEDLEDCSVLTTLLRETSPPKIASKSI